In a genomic window of Holophagales bacterium:
- a CDS encoding MarR family transcriptional regulator, which yields MAAICEERVKSAEGAQGALARANNPCYTSAVPTRRTRPPANDGPRWGVELTRIETLRLREVLKLAGLSTTSARVAVLWGLQRAGGPSTLAEVAEQFGKMGWTRTAISRAINDLVGAGLLTRETVAGRGVQLLVAATEPQLPDGTEYYLCEGCSVNECLEDAHVIGAGPGSGPKALPRARVDEMVSGLCTRREEREQTLLPARARSAEE from the coding sequence ATGGCGGCGATCTGCGAAGAACGGGTGAAAAGCGCCGAGGGCGCCCAGGGCGCGCTTGCCCGGGCAAACAACCCATGTTACACCTCTGCCGTGCCGACGCGACGGACGCGCCCTCCAGCGAACGACGGACCCCGCTGGGGAGTCGAGCTGACGCGCATCGAGACGCTCCGCCTCCGCGAGGTCCTGAAGCTCGCCGGCCTGTCCACCACTTCAGCCCGCGTCGCCGTCCTCTGGGGCCTCCAGCGAGCCGGCGGCCCCTCCACGCTGGCCGAGGTGGCCGAGCAGTTCGGCAAGATGGGCTGGACGCGAACCGCGATTTCCAGGGCGATCAACGACCTCGTCGGGGCGGGCCTCCTGACGAGGGAGACCGTAGCCGGCCGCGGCGTACAGCTGCTGGTGGCCGCCACGGAGCCTCAGCTTCCCGACGGGACCGAGTATTACCTCTGCGAGGGATGCTCGGTGAACGAGTGCCTCGAGGATGCCCACGTGATCGGCGCGGGGCCCGGGAGCGGTCCGAAGGCGCTGCCGAGGGCCAGGGTCGACGAGATGGTCAGCGGGCTCTGCACCCGGCGCGAAGAGCGCGAGCAGACGCTTCTTCCCGCCCGGGCGCGCTCAGCCGAAGAGTGA
- a CDS encoding TlpA family protein disulfide reductase: MQRRRNLSVRLRVALASLLSVVPVAGPVRAAELVQGVRSKLSAADLSSGEAAVEAYRLSKGVDAEYLNAVGWLARGAEMLGKREKAAAWVGELRREIRGEAPETIVPLGAAIEVEGKLTLASGGRGAAIRFLDGQLALAKDTALRSRIRKNLNILTLEGELAPEILGAETLSGPPVRIADLSGRPVLLFFWASWCGDCKAESAKLARLREKYAKRGLVLVAPTRLYGSVEAKKDATPAEEKAHVRKVFAEAYPGLEGVSVPVDTETMVRYGASATPTYALVDEKGRVRFYAPTRVGEAELERLIESVLSQ, from the coding sequence ATGCAACGTCGCCGAAATCTGTCCGTTCGCCTCCGGGTGGCCCTGGCCTCGCTCCTCTCCGTCGTCCCCGTCGCGGGCCCGGTGCGAGCCGCGGAGCTGGTCCAGGGCGTCCGTTCGAAGCTCTCCGCCGCCGACCTGTCGAGTGGAGAGGCCGCGGTCGAAGCCTACCGGCTCTCGAAGGGCGTCGATGCCGAGTACCTGAACGCCGTCGGCTGGCTCGCGCGCGGCGCCGAGATGCTCGGGAAGCGTGAGAAAGCGGCCGCGTGGGTCGGCGAGCTGCGGCGCGAGATCCGCGGGGAAGCCCCGGAGACGATCGTTCCCCTCGGCGCCGCGATCGAAGTCGAGGGAAAGCTGACTCTCGCCAGCGGAGGACGGGGCGCCGCGATCCGGTTTCTCGACGGCCAGCTGGCGCTCGCGAAGGACACTGCCCTCAGGTCGAGAATCCGGAAGAACCTCAACATCCTGACCCTCGAGGGTGAGCTGGCTCCCGAGATCCTCGGCGCAGAAACCCTCTCCGGCCCGCCGGTTCGGATCGCGGACCTCTCCGGCCGTCCCGTCCTTCTCTTCTTCTGGGCCAGCTGGTGCGGGGACTGCAAGGCCGAATCGGCCAAGCTCGCGCGCCTTCGCGAGAAGTACGCAAAGAGAGGCCTCGTTCTCGTGGCACCCACCCGGCTCTACGGCTCGGTCGAAGCGAAGAAGGACGCCACTCCCGCGGAAGAGAAGGCGCACGTCCGGAAGGTCTTCGCAGAAGCCTATCCGGGCCTCGAGGGCGTGAGCGTCCCCGTCGACACGGAGACGATGGTCCGCTACGGCGCCTCGGCGACTCCGACGTACGCCCTCGTCGACGAGAAGGGCCGTGTCCGTTTCTACGCTCCGACCCGGGTCGGCGAAGCCGAGCTGGAGCGCCTGATCGAGTCGGTTCTGTCGCAATAG
- a CDS encoding response regulator, whose amino-acid sequence MNRLETARRVSEDVARHARHTVAGTGWSLGPVVLAVRGHSPRGTTLAFHSTGDEMASEGTSKARWRMLVIDDSSFVRKLTKAVFEEIGFEVLTAADGTEGARLGLDELFDVVVVDGVLPGLTGPDVCRKLAAQPPERRPIIVFQSMTMNDYASRQAALSAGANICLPKEALGNNLVDWVRQMLDARQVTATAA is encoded by the coding sequence ATGAATCGTCTCGAGACCGCGAGACGTGTGTCAGAAGACGTCGCGAGACACGCCAGGCACACGGTCGCCGGCACGGGATGGTCGCTCGGGCCGGTGGTCCTGGCGGTGCGCGGTCATTCGCCACGCGGCACGACGCTTGCGTTCCACTCGACAGGAGACGAAATGGCGAGCGAAGGAACCAGCAAGGCGCGTTGGAGAATGCTCGTCATCGACGATTCCTCGTTCGTCCGGAAGCTGACCAAGGCGGTTTTCGAGGAGATCGGCTTCGAGGTCCTGACGGCGGCGGACGGCACCGAGGGCGCGCGGCTCGGGCTCGACGAGCTGTTCGACGTGGTCGTGGTGGACGGAGTCCTTCCGGGCCTCACCGGGCCGGACGTCTGCAGGAAGCTGGCGGCTCAGCCGCCGGAGCGCCGCCCGATCATCGTCTTTCAGTCGATGACGATGAACGACTACGCGTCGCGCCAGGCGGCCCTTTCCGCCGGGGCGAACATCTGCCTGCCGAAGGAGGCGCTCGGAAACAACCTGGTGGACTGGGTCCGGCAGATGCTGGACGCACGCCAGGTGACGGCGACCGCGGCCTGA